AACTTTGTGGGAAAATGGAGAATCTCCTAAAGTGCGGCCGGTGTCGAAACTCGTTTTACTGCAGCAAGGAGCACCAGAAGCAGCACTGGAAAATGCACAAGGTGAATTGTAAAGAATCCGAGGTAAAACCACAGGTTTCAAAACAGAAGTCTGCTGAACCTCAGGCACCGTCCggggggatagagggacagacacTACCGTCACCACAACTAAAGACACGCGTCCAACCCGACAACACCGCATCACCGAGCGGAGAGACAAGAATGAAAGGTTTTATAACTAACGCAGAGTGCGCTGGCTCCTCGGTCGGGAAACCAGGCGGGTCGAACACCAAACCCAACGGACAGACCACCACCCGGTCCACGCCTCAGAATCTCGCCATTGAGTACATCGTCCCGTGTATGATAAAGCATGGGATATGTGTTGTTGACAACTTCCTCGGCGGTGAAACGGGGCTGGCCATCTTGGAAGACGTTAAATTGTTGCATAAAACCGGGAAGTTTACCGACGGTCAGTTGGTCAGTCAGAAAACGGACTCCACTAAAGACATTAGGGGAGATAAGATCACATGGATCGAGGGCCGAGAGACCGGATGTGAGAAGATCTGCTTCCTCATGAGCCGGATGGATGATCTGGTCAGACATTGTAATGGTCAGCTGGGAAACTTTACAATAAATGGAAGGACTAAAGTAAGTATCCAGGTTAAGGTAAAGCTGCAATATGAAACGTTATGTCCAACCCGATCAAATTCACATAGACTTgtaagttatagatctgtcattctcattgaaagcaagtttaagatgctgtagctctgtttatgtgtgtgtaattTCTATGCACACCATTACGTGTCGTTTTTGTGTCTtctactttcggttttgtacccCACCGacaaaacagctgaaaatatgTTTTTGCATATGTTCAATTTATTTCACAGTGGTtttgtttagatggtacaatgattctctaaactatacttgcttgttttgtcacacaaactgaaattagtcgaactattagaattttaacaaccaggaaatggcagagtgatTTCAAACCTGGGTATTTATAATCGTTATCTTGGCTCATATGTCATGCAATAGTCGAggctgtttcccaaatggcactctggcCCTTTACATTATAATGGTTAtctttagcagatgctcttatccattACCAATTAGGTTTAGGTACCTTGGTCgtgggcacatcggcagatttttcacctagtccattaagggattcgaaccagcaactggtccaacgctcttaccTGCTATGCTCCCTGCCGCTGTagagccctatagaccctggtcaaataTAATCCACTATATGCCGTTTGGTATGCACACACGGTGTGGTTACAACAGCATGACCGTTTGGTATGCACGCACGGTGTGGTTACAACAGCATGACCGTTTGGTATGCACGCACGGTGTGGTTACAACAGCATGACTGTAAACCCCTCAGTGggtatgacctggtctattaaacccctcagtgaatatgacctggtctattaaacccctcagtgaatatgacctggtctattaaacccctcagtgaatatgacctggtctattaaacccctcagtgaatatgacctggtctattaaacccctcagtgaatatgacctggtctattaaacccctcagtgaatatgacctggtctattaaacccctcagtgaatatgacctggtctattaaacccctcagtggatatgacctggtctattaaacccctcagtggatatgacctggtctattaaacccctcagtggatatgacctggtctattaaacccctcagtgaatatgacctggtctattaaacccctcagtggatatggCCTGGTCTataaacccctcagtggatatgacctggtctattaaacccctcagtggatatgacctggtctattaaaccactcagtgaatatgacctggtctattaaacccctcagtgaatatgacctggtctattaaacccctcagtggatatgacctggtctattaaacccctcagtgggtatgacctggtctattaaacccctcagtgaatatgacctggtctattaaaccactcagtgaatatgacctggtctattaaacccctcagtgggtatgacctggtctattaaacccctcagtgggtatgacctggtctattaaacccctcagtgaatatgacctggtctattaaacccctcagtggatatgacctggtctattaaa
This genomic window from Oncorhynchus kisutch isolate 150728-3 linkage group LG20, Okis_V2, whole genome shotgun sequence contains:
- the egln1a gene encoding egl nine homolog 1; translated protein: METKLKTAAQTALDLERERQYCELCGKMENLLKCGRCRNSFYCSKEHQKQHWKMHKVNCKESEVKPQVSKQKSAEPQAPSGGIEGQTLPSPQLKTRVQPDNTASPSGETRMKGFITNAECAGSSVGKPGGSNTKPNGQTTTRSTPQNLAIEYIVPCMIKHGICVVDNFLGGETGLAILEDVKLLHKTGKFTDGQLVSQKTDSTKDIRGDKITWIEGRETGCEKICFLMSRMDDLVRHCNGQLGNFTINGRTKAMVACYPGNGTGYVRHVDNPNGDGRCVTCIYYLNKDWDTKEHGGVLRIFPEGKAQFADIEPKFDRLLFFWSDRRNPHEVQPAHAIRYAITVWYFDADERARAKEKYLTGAGEKGVKVELNKPSDPS